The following proteins are co-located in the Streptococcus anginosus genome:
- the trpX gene encoding tryptophan ABC transporter substrate-binding protein, giving the protein MKNKRLMGMIALLVVLVVGGIIYSSVTGEKAPKTNNTTKTVKVGVLQYVSHPSLDLIYKGIQEGLAQEGYKDKNIKIDFMNAEGDQSKVATMSKQLVANGNDVLIGIATPAAQGLASATKDKPIVMGAVTDPVGTNLVKDLKNPGGNITGVSDHNPAQQQLELIKQLTPNVKTIGILYSSSEDNSKTQVEEFTALAEKAGYKVLPYSVPSTNEIASTLNVMTGKVDAIWIPIDNTIASAFSTVVSSNQTAKKPIYPSATAMVEEGGLGSVVVDQKDLGVATGKMTAKILKGAKPADTAVEIFATGKSVVNKKVAAQLGVTIPDDVLKKAGQVIE; this is encoded by the coding sequence ATGAAAAACAAACGGTTAATGGGAATGATTGCTCTTTTAGTGGTATTAGTTGTCGGAGGCATTATTTATTCTAGTGTAACTGGCGAGAAAGCACCGAAGACAAACAATACAACCAAAACAGTAAAAGTTGGTGTGCTGCAATATGTCAGTCATCCGTCACTTGATTTGATTTATAAAGGGATTCAAGAAGGCTTGGCGCAAGAAGGTTATAAAGACAAGAATATCAAGATTGACTTTATGAATGCGGAAGGTGACCAAAGTAAAGTGGCAACGATGAGCAAGCAATTAGTTGCAAATGGCAATGACGTGCTGATTGGAATCGCAACGCCTGCTGCTCAAGGTTTGGCTAGTGCAACGAAAGACAAGCCAATCGTCATGGGAGCAGTGACCGATCCAGTTGGGACGAATTTAGTAAAGGATTTGAAAAATCCGGGAGGCAACATTACAGGTGTGTCTGACCACAATCCAGCTCAACAGCAATTGGAGTTGATCAAACAATTAACACCGAATGTGAAAACGATCGGCATCCTTTATTCAAGCAGTGAAGACAATTCAAAAACGCAGGTAGAAGAATTTACAGCTTTGGCTGAAAAAGCAGGCTATAAAGTGCTTCCTTATTCTGTACCTTCTACCAATGAGATTGCTTCAACCCTGAATGTGATGACAGGAAAGGTAGATGCCATTTGGATTCCAATTGACAACACCATTGCTTCGGCTTTTTCAACAGTCGTTTCCAGCAATCAAACGGCTAAAAAACCTATCTATCCAAGTGCGACAGCTATGGTAGAAGAAGGCGGTCTGGGCTCGGTTGTTGTCGATCAAAAAGATCTTGGAGTGGCGACTGGAAAAATGACGGCGAAAATTTTGAAGGGCGCTAAACCAGCAGACACAGCTGTTGAAATCTTTGCTACTGGCAAATCAGTTGTGAACAAAAAAGTGGCTGCTCAGCTAGGAGTAACGATTCCAGATGATGTTCTGAAAAAGGCAGGACAAGTCATTGAGTAA
- the fbp62 gene encoding Rqc2 family fibronectin-binding protein Fbp62, with amino-acid sequence MSFDGFFLHHMTEELRQQLLYGRIQKINQPFNQELVLQIRSNRQNHKLLLSAHPVFSRIQLTNTSFENPAVPNTFIMVMRKYLQGATIESIEQIDNDRVLEISVSNKNEIGDSVAATLVIEIMGKHSNIILMDKASGNIIEAIKHVGFSQNSYRTILPGSSYVTPPQTDKRNPFTISDEKLFEILHTEDLSAHSLQNLFQGLGRDTAAELSQRLTSDKLKIFRAFFASSTQATLTSKSFTPILFADSQKEFPSLSQLLDAFYQDKAERDRVNQQASELIHRVENELEKNRKKLTKQEQELVATENAEEFRQKGELLTTFLHQVPNNQDQVELDNYYTSEKITIVLDKALTPNQNAQRYFKKYQKLKEAVKHLTGLIEETKETIQYLESVETALSQANLTEIAEIREELIQTGFIRRRQREKIQKRKKPEKYLATDGKTIILVGRNNLQNDELTFKMAKKEELWFHAKDIPGSHVVITGNLQPSDEVKTDAAELAAYFSKARLSNLVQVDMIEVKKLNKPTGGKPGFVTYTGQKTLRVTPDEAKIKSMKM; translated from the coding sequence ATGTCCTTTGACGGATTTTTTTTACACCACATGACAGAGGAATTGCGACAACAGTTACTGTACGGTCGTATTCAAAAAATCAATCAACCGTTTAATCAGGAATTAGTGCTACAAATTCGCAGTAATCGACAAAATCATAAATTGCTCTTGTCTGCTCACCCTGTTTTTAGTCGCATTCAACTAACCAATACCAGCTTTGAAAATCCCGCAGTTCCTAATACATTTATCATGGTCATGCGGAAATATCTGCAAGGTGCTACGATTGAAAGCATTGAACAGATTGATAATGATCGAGTTTTAGAAATTTCTGTCTCCAACAAAAATGAAATTGGAGATAGCGTGGCAGCAACTCTAGTCATCGAAATCATGGGCAAACACAGCAATATCATCTTAATGGACAAGGCAAGTGGCAACATCATTGAGGCCATTAAACATGTCGGCTTCTCGCAGAATAGTTATCGCACGATTCTGCCTGGTTCAAGCTATGTCACTCCACCTCAAACAGATAAGCGCAATCCCTTTACCATTTCTGATGAAAAGCTATTTGAAATTCTGCATACAGAGGATTTGTCGGCCCATTCTTTACAAAACTTATTTCAAGGATTGGGGCGCGATACAGCAGCTGAACTCAGCCAGCGCTTAACAAGTGATAAGTTAAAAATCTTCCGCGCCTTCTTCGCTAGCTCCACTCAGGCAACCCTGACTAGCAAGTCATTTACCCCCATTCTCTTTGCGGATAGTCAAAAAGAATTTCCTAGTTTATCACAATTGTTAGATGCTTTCTATCAAGATAAGGCAGAGCGCGATCGCGTTAATCAACAAGCCAGCGAACTGATTCATCGAGTGGAGAATGAATTAGAAAAAAATCGTAAAAAATTAACGAAACAAGAGCAAGAACTGGTCGCGACTGAAAATGCTGAAGAATTTCGACAAAAGGGAGAACTCCTCACTACTTTTTTGCACCAAGTTCCAAACAATCAAGACCAAGTAGAACTGGACAATTACTACACAAGCGAGAAAATTACTATTGTGTTGGATAAAGCTTTGACCCCTAACCAAAATGCTCAGCGCTATTTTAAGAAATACCAAAAGCTGAAAGAAGCAGTCAAGCATTTAACGGGACTGATTGAAGAAACTAAAGAAACCATTCAATATTTGGAAAGTGTGGAAACCGCCCTGTCACAAGCTAACTTGACAGAAATTGCTGAAATTCGTGAAGAATTGATTCAGACCGGTTTTATTCGCCGGCGTCAGCGTGAAAAAATCCAAAAACGGAAAAAACCAGAGAAATACTTGGCAACTGACGGTAAGACGATTATTTTGGTTGGTCGAAACAACTTGCAAAATGACGAGTTGACTTTTAAAATGGCTAAAAAAGAGGAACTTTGGTTTCATGCCAAGGATATTCCCGGCAGTCACGTGGTCATCACAGGCAATCTGCAACCAAGTGATGAGGTCAAGACAGATGCTGCGGAATTGGCAGCATACTTTTCTAAGGCGAGATTGTCCAATCTCGTTCAGGTGGATATGATTGAAGTCAAAAAGCTCAATAAGCCAACCGGTGGCAAGCCCGGTTTTGTGACCTATACTGGACAAAAGACCCTGCGGGTCACTCCCGATGAAGCCAAAATCAAATCTATGAAAATGTAA
- the budA gene encoding acetolactate decarboxylase codes for MAELVTLFHYNTLGALMAGLYKGTMTIEELLKHGDLGIGTLDSIDGELIVLDGKAYQAKGIGASPEVMEVSMDRTVPYAAVAFHRAEACFRQDVELTDEALKKRIEASYVGENLFHSIKIHGEFSSMHVRMAPKTSLGKKFAEIAAHQPEYQVEHISGTIVGFWTPELFHGVSVAGFHLHFLSDDHQFGGHVMDFVMKNGEVEIGTIAALEQRFPIQDQDFLAAKLNVAELKEDIEKSE; via the coding sequence ATGGCAGAGCTTGTAACATTATTTCACTACAATACTTTGGGAGCTTTAATGGCAGGGCTTTACAAGGGGACGATGACGATTGAAGAATTGCTTAAACATGGCGATTTAGGGATTGGTACTTTAGACTCTATTGACGGAGAGCTGATTGTGCTTGACGGCAAGGCCTATCAAGCCAAGGGGATAGGAGCAAGTCCTGAAGTGATGGAAGTTTCAATGGATAGGACGGTTCCTTATGCTGCAGTGGCTTTTCACCGAGCAGAAGCGTGTTTTCGTCAGGACGTTGAGCTGACTGATGAAGCGTTGAAGAAGCGCATAGAAGCTAGCTATGTCGGGGAAAATCTTTTTCACTCAATTAAGATTCATGGTGAATTTAGCAGCATGCATGTGCGCATGGCTCCAAAAACCTCTCTGGGAAAGAAGTTCGCAGAAATCGCAGCTCATCAGCCTGAGTACCAGGTAGAACACATTTCGGGAACAATCGTTGGCTTTTGGACGCCAGAGCTGTTTCACGGTGTCAGCGTAGCTGGTTTTCATCTTCATTTTCTATCTGATGACCACCAATTTGGCGGACATGTTATGGATTTTGTCATGAAAAATGGAGAGGTTGAAATCGGAACGATTGCAGCATTGGAGCAGCGTTTTCCGATTCAAGACCAAGATTTTCTCGCTGCCAAATTGAATGTGGCGGAGCTAAAAGAAGATATTGAGAAATCTGAATAA
- the alsS gene encoding acetolactate synthase AlsS, translated as MTEKFGADLIVDSLINHKVDYVFGIPGAKIDRVFDTLEDKGPQLIVARHEQNAAFMAQGIGRITGEPGVVIATSGPGASNLATGLVTATAEGDPVLALAGQVKRSDLLKRAHQSMDNAALFKPITKYSVEVQDGNTLSEIIANAYRHAKSGMPGASFISIPQDVVDSQVQVKAIKPLTDPQLGSSSVADINYLAQAIKNAVLPVLLLGNGASSAKVTASIRQLLEQVQLPVVETFQGAGIVSRELEEATFFGRVGLFRNQPGDMLLKKSDLVIAIGYDPIEYEARNWNAEISARVIVIDVEPAEIDTYFQPERELIGDIANTLDLLLPAINGYQLPEGSREYLQVLRDKMDGDVKFDRSQTEKGRLHPLDIVEVLQENTTDDMTVTVDVGTHYIWMARYFKSYEPRHLLFSNGMQTLGVALPWAISAALVRPNIKIVSVSGDGGFLFSAQELETAVRLQLPIVHLIWNDGHYNMVEFQEEMKYGRSSGVDFGPVDFVKYAESFGAKGFRATSPAELTQLLQKALEESGPVIIDVPVDYKDSSMLGETILPDEFY; from the coding sequence ATGACTGAAAAATTTGGTGCGGATTTGATTGTGGATAGTTTAATCAATCACAAGGTGGATTATGTATTTGGAATTCCCGGTGCAAAGATTGACCGTGTATTTGATACCTTAGAGGACAAAGGCCCACAACTTATCGTTGCTCGTCATGAACAAAATGCTGCTTTTATGGCGCAAGGAATTGGGCGGATTACAGGAGAGCCGGGTGTCGTGATTGCAACGAGTGGACCAGGTGCTTCAAACTTAGCAACGGGCTTGGTTACGGCGACCGCAGAGGGCGACCCAGTGCTGGCTTTGGCTGGTCAGGTCAAACGCTCTGACCTTCTCAAACGCGCTCACCAGTCTATGGACAATGCTGCACTATTTAAGCCGATTACTAAGTATTCAGTCGAAGTGCAAGACGGCAATACTCTGTCAGAAATCATTGCCAATGCTTATCGTCATGCCAAGTCAGGAATGCCGGGGGCAAGTTTCATTTCCATTCCACAGGATGTGGTGGATAGTCAGGTGCAAGTGAAAGCAATTAAACCGCTGACGGATCCGCAGCTGGGTTCTAGTTCTGTGGCAGACATTAACTATCTAGCGCAAGCGATTAAAAATGCTGTGTTACCGGTTCTTCTCTTGGGAAATGGCGCTTCAAGTGCCAAAGTGACGGCTTCTATTCGTCAGTTATTGGAGCAAGTACAGTTGCCTGTTGTGGAAACATTCCAAGGGGCTGGGATTGTGTCTCGTGAATTGGAAGAAGCTACTTTCTTTGGGCGTGTCGGGCTGTTTCGCAATCAGCCGGGTGACATGCTCCTGAAAAAATCTGACCTAGTCATCGCTATCGGCTATGATCCGATTGAGTATGAAGCGCGCAACTGGAATGCGGAAATTTCTGCCCGCGTCATTGTGATTGACGTAGAGCCAGCAGAGATTGATACTTACTTTCAACCGGAGCGTGAGCTGATTGGAGATATTGCAAATACTTTGGATTTATTGCTGCCAGCGATTAACGGCTATCAATTACCAGAAGGCTCGCGGGAATATCTGCAAGTGCTGCGAGATAAAATGGACGGTGATGTGAAATTTGACCGCAGCCAAACTGAAAAAGGTCGCCTACACCCGCTGGATATTGTCGAAGTCTTGCAGGAAAATACGACAGACGATATGACAGTTACTGTCGATGTGGGTACGCATTATATTTGGATGGCACGTTATTTCAAGAGCTATGAACCAAGGCATCTGCTTTTTTCAAATGGGATGCAAACGTTAGGAGTGGCATTACCCTGGGCAATCTCAGCAGCCTTGGTTCGTCCCAACATAAAGATCGTTTCTGTGTCTGGCGATGGTGGTTTTCTCTTTTCGGCCCAAGAGCTAGAGACAGCAGTTCGTCTACAATTACCAATTGTTCATCTTATTTGGAATGACGGTCATTATAATATGGTGGAATTTCAAGAAGAAATGAAATATGGTCGTTCATCTGGAGTGGACTTTGGACCTGTTGATTTTGTTAAATATGCAGAGAGTTTTGGTGCGAAAGGATTCCGAGCAACCTCTCCAGCAGAATTGACACAGCTGCTTCAAAAAGCTTTAGAGGAAAGTGGACCGGTCATCATTGATGTGCCAGTTGATTACAAGGACAGCAGCATGCTGGGAGAAACGATTTTACCAGATGAGTTTTATTAA
- a CDS encoding tetratricopeptide repeat protein, whose product MNNSEKMVASLQKQDLAHANKYFERALTNDTEEELLELADYLESIGFFPQAKRIYETLAPHYPEAYISLAQIASEDGQVEEAFAYLEEITSDSDWYVTALLVKADLYQMEGLPDVAREKLAEAKQLSDEPLVTFGMAEIDFELGNFNQAIKEYASLDNRMIYEQTGVSTYQRIGVSYASLGKFEVAIEFLEKSLEIEYDDAVAFELATILYDQKEYQKANLYFKQIDTISPEFEGYEYGYALSLHAEHQTEEALRLTQQGLSKNPFDTRLLLLASQLSYELHDERKAEDYLLKAKDNAEDLEEIALRLSNLYLEQERFDEVLKFEEQDIDNVLTKWNIARAYQALEQTTAALERYRLLLSDLKENPEFLEQYIYLLREMGDFEEAKHQAEHYLHLVPDDVEMQELYNSL is encoded by the coding sequence TTGAACAACAGTGAGAAAATGGTCGCTTCTTTGCAAAAGCAGGATTTGGCGCATGCCAATAAATATTTTGAAAGAGCTCTAACAAATGATACAGAGGAAGAATTACTTGAATTAGCCGACTACTTAGAAAGTATCGGCTTTTTCCCTCAAGCGAAGCGAATTTATGAAACATTAGCTCCTCATTATCCAGAAGCCTACATCAGTTTGGCGCAGATTGCTAGTGAAGACGGGCAAGTGGAAGAAGCGTTTGCTTATCTGGAAGAAATTACTTCTGATAGTGACTGGTATGTGACAGCACTCTTAGTCAAAGCTGATCTCTATCAAATGGAAGGCTTGCCAGATGTTGCAAGGGAAAAATTAGCCGAGGCAAAGCAATTATCTGATGAACCGTTAGTGACTTTTGGCATGGCTGAAATAGATTTTGAATTGGGAAATTTCAATCAAGCCATTAAGGAATACGCTAGCTTAGACAATCGCATGATTTATGAGCAGACGGGTGTTTCTACTTATCAGCGGATTGGTGTTTCCTATGCAAGTTTGGGAAAATTTGAAGTGGCGATTGAGTTTTTGGAAAAATCTTTAGAGATTGAATACGATGATGCTGTAGCCTTTGAATTAGCGACTATTTTGTATGACCAGAAAGAATATCAAAAAGCTAATCTATACTTTAAGCAAATTGATACGATTTCGCCGGAATTTGAAGGTTATGAGTATGGTTATGCTTTGTCGCTTCATGCAGAACATCAGACAGAAGAAGCATTACGCCTTACGCAGCAGGGCTTGTCGAAAAATCCATTTGATACACGTCTTTTGTTGCTAGCTTCGCAGCTTTCTTATGAGTTGCACGATGAGCGAAAGGCAGAAGATTACCTTTTGAAAGCAAAAGATAATGCGGAAGACTTGGAAGAAATTGCATTGCGTTTGTCTAATCTTTACTTAGAGCAAGAGCGTTTTGATGAAGTTTTGAAATTTGAGGAGCAAGATATAGACAATGTACTGACTAAGTGGAATATTGCGCGTGCCTATCAGGCTTTGGAACAGACAACAGCAGCTTTGGAGCGATATCGACTGTTGCTCTCGGATTTAAAGGAAAATCCAGAATTTTTAGAGCAATATATTTATCTACTTCGTGAAATGGGAGATTTTGAAGAAGCAAAACACCAAGCAGAGCATTATCTTCACTTGGTTCCAGATGATGTGGAGATGCAGGAATTGTACAATAGTTTGTAA
- a CDS encoding AI-2E family transporter: MEHKKKDFSLSWFFRWFLDNKAITVFLVTLLLGLNIFVLNKISFIFIPVLEFIGVIMLPVILAGLLYYLLNPIVDWMEKHKVNRLVAITIVFILIALLLIWGLAVAIPSLQHQIVSFVKNLPANLKKSNKIIQDFLENRISDDVKPQLEEIANNFSDQVTAWASNFSSKAVNWVSTLISTASQVIVAIIIMPFILFYLLRDGKNLKSYLTKFMPTKFREPVGQILTDVNTQLANYVRGQVTVAIIVAIMFIIFFKVIGLRYAVTLGVTAGILNLIPYLGSFLAMLPALVLGLIAGPIMLLKVIVVFIVEQTIEGRFVSPLILGSQLNIHPINVLFVLLTAGSMFGIWGVLLGIPVYASAKVVIAAIFKWYKKVSGLYEE; the protein is encoded by the coding sequence ATGGAACACAAAAAGAAGGATTTCAGCCTATCATGGTTTTTTCGGTGGTTTTTAGACAATAAAGCAATTACTGTTTTTTTGGTGACCTTATTGTTGGGGTTGAATATTTTTGTATTAAACAAAATTAGTTTCATTTTCATTCCTGTTTTAGAATTTATTGGGGTTATTATGCTGCCAGTTATTTTAGCAGGACTTTTGTATTATTTATTAAATCCGATTGTGGATTGGATGGAAAAACATAAAGTCAATCGTTTAGTTGCGATTACGATTGTTTTTATTTTGATTGCATTGCTCTTAATTTGGGGCCTGGCTGTAGCAATTCCAAGTTTGCAACATCAGATAGTCAGCTTTGTCAAGAATTTACCAGCCAATTTGAAAAAATCAAATAAAATTATTCAAGATTTTTTGGAAAATCGTATTTCTGATGATGTCAAACCTCAATTGGAAGAAATTGCGAATAATTTTTCAGATCAAGTGACAGCTTGGGCGAGTAATTTCTCATCTAAAGCTGTGAACTGGGTTAGCACATTGATTAGTACGGCTTCGCAAGTGATTGTAGCCATTATCATCATGCCTTTTATCCTTTTTTATCTTTTGCGAGATGGAAAAAACTTAAAATCTTATTTGACAAAATTCATGCCAACTAAGTTTCGTGAACCAGTCGGACAAATTTTGACAGATGTCAATACGCAGCTTGCCAATTACGTTCGTGGGCAAGTAACTGTAGCTATTATCGTAGCGATAATGTTCATCATTTTCTTTAAAGTAATCGGGCTTCGCTATGCAGTGACACTTGGGGTGACGGCAGGGATTTTAAATTTGATTCCTTATTTGGGAAGTTTTCTAGCTATGCTGCCGGCTCTTGTTCTGGGTTTAATTGCTGGACCAATTATGCTCTTGAAAGTCATTGTGGTCTTTATTGTAGAGCAAACGATTGAAGGGCGGTTTGTGTCGCCATTAATTCTCGGTAGCCAATTGAACATTCATCCAATCAATGTTCTTTTTGTCCTTTTGACAGCGGGATCTATGTTTGGTATCTGGGGCGTTTTACTGGGAATTCCCGTTTATGCATCTGCAAAAGTTGTGATTGCTGCTATTTTTAAATGGTATAAGAAAGTCAGCGGCTTGTATGAAGAATAA
- a CDS encoding sensor histidine kinase, translating to MRIAKKHFLLTGTIIFIVVTTVLTTLYFVMPVYYEQVKHREAKSEFFQIAQQVQGKPSDDIGKLLSDYNRKNTRVWFSILDAKGKLIYPHIDLANEKGEFQLTILPSDMSLNNQTKSMSKKIRTAEGTTLTLRGEYSLQPISDATYVLLSLYPYILFFSLTLGGIVAFLYSRFATKRITDISESTRKMATLSPDVACPVKGRDEISTLAQDINSLYNNLLTSIEALRLENEKVAESEREKAEFLRMTSHELKTPITSMMGIVDGMIYGVGDFKDKDKYLHKCREILEEQSKLVQSILAISKIEMRIEAEEEEFSLNQLLEGNLSSYKMLADVKGYQFTVQLEELQVHGNKTYLLKAIKNLLDNAFHYTLAGGEILLMIKDNQLIIENDAEHVLDEQQIQQIFQPFYRPDYSRNRKDGGTGLGLFIVQQILENHHLHYLFEAVDDKRMRFTIFFSDKES from the coding sequence GTGAGAATTGCTAAAAAGCATTTTCTTTTGACAGGAACAATAATTTTTATTGTCGTGACAACGGTTTTAACAACACTCTATTTTGTGATGCCTGTTTATTATGAGCAAGTCAAGCATCGAGAAGCTAAAAGTGAGTTCTTTCAGATTGCTCAGCAAGTTCAAGGAAAACCGTCAGATGATATAGGAAAGCTTTTAAGTGACTACAATCGAAAGAATACACGCGTCTGGTTTAGTATATTAGATGCGAAAGGAAAACTTATTTATCCACATATTGATTTAGCTAATGAAAAGGGAGAATTCCAATTAACAATTTTACCTTCTGACATGAGTTTGAATAATCAAACTAAAAGTATGAGCAAGAAGATAAGAACGGCAGAAGGGACCACATTGACCTTACGTGGGGAATATTCGCTCCAACCAATATCGGATGCTACTTACGTGTTGTTAAGTCTTTATCCTTATATCTTATTCTTTTCGTTAACGTTAGGTGGTATAGTGGCTTTTCTTTATAGTCGATTTGCAACCAAACGCATTACAGATATTTCAGAGAGCACGCGAAAAATGGCAACTCTTTCTCCAGATGTGGCGTGTCCTGTCAAAGGGCGGGATGAAATTTCCACTCTCGCTCAAGATATTAACAGTCTGTATAACAATCTTTTGACAAGTATTGAAGCGCTGCGATTGGAAAATGAGAAGGTTGCTGAAAGTGAACGGGAGAAAGCAGAATTTCTACGGATGACTTCTCATGAGCTGAAAACGCCGATTACCAGCATGATGGGAATTGTGGATGGTATGATTTATGGTGTTGGTGACTTCAAAGATAAAGATAAATACCTACATAAATGTCGTGAAATTTTGGAAGAGCAATCAAAACTTGTACAGTCTATCTTGGCAATTTCTAAAATTGAAATGCGGATAGAAGCGGAAGAGGAAGAATTTTCACTTAATCAGCTCTTGGAGGGAAACTTGAGCAGCTATAAGATGTTAGCTGATGTGAAAGGCTATCAATTTACTGTACAGTTAGAAGAGCTTCAAGTGCATGGCAACAAGACTTATTTGCTGAAAGCTATTAAAAATTTACTAGATAATGCTTTCCATTATACATTAGCCGGTGGAGAGATTCTTTTAATGATTAAAGACAATCAGTTAATCATTGAAAATGATGCGGAACATGTGTTGGATGAACAGCAAATCCAGCAAATATTTCAGCCATTTTATCGTCCGGATTACAGTCGTAACCGCAAAGATGGCGGAACAGGTCTGGGACTCTTTATCGTGCAACAGATTTTGGAAAATCATCATTTGCACTATCTCTTTGAAGCTGTTGATGACAAACGAATGCGGTTTACAATTTTTTTCTCAGATAAAGAAAGCTAA
- a CDS encoding response regulator transcription factor, giving the protein MHKILVVEDDTTINQVICEFLKENHYEVTPVFDGAEALREFEEKSFDLIILDVMLPSMSGLDVLKEIRKTSQVPVMMLTALDDEYTQLVSFNHLISDYVTKPFSPLILMKRIENIFRSTVTESEIVVGDLRVSIDDCTVYWQEEKMSPTKKEYEIIQALAKRKNHLVTRDQLMNTIWGYSELDSRVLDNHVKNIRKKIPGIPLKTITGMGYQLGGEEE; this is encoded by the coding sequence ATGCATAAGATTTTAGTAGTAGAAGATGACACTACGATTAATCAAGTGATTTGTGAATTTTTGAAAGAAAATCATTATGAGGTGACACCAGTTTTTGACGGGGCAGAAGCCCTACGTGAATTTGAGGAAAAATCGTTTGACCTCATCATTTTGGACGTTATGTTGCCCTCTATGAGCGGTCTGGATGTGTTGAAGGAAATCCGGAAGACGTCGCAGGTACCAGTTATGATGTTAACTGCACTAGATGATGAATATACTCAGCTGGTCAGCTTTAATCACCTTATCAGTGATTATGTTACCAAACCATTTTCGCCACTTATTTTGATGAAACGCATTGAAAATATTTTCCGGAGTACTGTGACAGAATCAGAGATTGTCGTTGGAGACTTGCGTGTTTCAATTGATGATTGTACCGTTTATTGGCAAGAAGAAAAAATGTCTCCTACTAAAAAAGAATATGAAATTATCCAAGCTTTAGCTAAAAGAAAAAATCATTTGGTGACGCGGGATCAATTGATGAATACAATTTGGGGTTATAGCGAACTGGATAGTCGTGTTTTGGATAACCATGTAAAAAATATTCGGAAAAAAATTCCTGGAATACCTCTTAAAACGATTACTGGTATGGGTTATCAACTTGGAGGAGAAGAAGAGTGA
- a CDS encoding lactonase family protein, whose amino-acid sequence MTQTVYFGTYTRRSSEGIYKADFDTSTGELANLTLIAKEPNPTYLAFDKQQNLYSVGTEHGEGGIAAFNKAGQLLNHVVAEGAPLCYVSVDEARSLVYGANYHKGQVLVYRRQENGSLKLVDSDVHIGYGPHENQAAAHVHFADLTPDKYLVTCDLGTDEVVTYEISDYGRLNRLETYHATPGAGPRHIVFHPHYKIAYLICELNSTIEVLIYDGDGQFERLQTISTLPEDFSEFNGTAAIRLSADGRFLYGSNRGHNSIAVYKVAGDGTLELVEFVPTNGKNPRDFNITPDQQYLIAAHQDSDNATVFKRDPETGKLTELSHDFFVPEGVCVAFTH is encoded by the coding sequence ATGACACAAACAGTTTATTTTGGAACTTATACACGTCGTAGCTCAGAAGGAATTTACAAAGCTGATTTTGATACCAGCACAGGAGAACTGGCAAATTTAACACTTATTGCAAAAGAGCCAAATCCTACTTATTTAGCTTTTGACAAGCAACAGAACCTATATTCTGTCGGAACTGAACACGGTGAGGGAGGCATTGCAGCCTTTAATAAAGCGGGACAGTTACTCAATCACGTTGTGGCCGAAGGTGCTCCTCTATGCTATGTGAGTGTAGATGAAGCAAGAAGCCTTGTCTACGGGGCAAACTACCATAAAGGACAAGTATTAGTTTATAGACGACAAGAAAATGGTAGCCTTAAATTAGTTGATTCTGATGTTCATATCGGCTACGGTCCTCATGAAAACCAAGCTGCTGCTCATGTGCATTTTGCAGATTTAACACCCGATAAGTATCTGGTTACGTGTGATTTAGGAACTGATGAAGTTGTGACATATGAAATTAGTGATTATGGACGTCTAAATCGATTAGAGACTTATCATGCGACACCTGGCGCTGGTCCACGTCATATTGTGTTCCACCCTCACTACAAAATTGCTTATCTTATTTGTGAATTAAACTCTACTATTGAAGTTTTAATTTACGATGGAGATGGTCAATTTGAACGCCTGCAAACCATCTCCACTTTACCAGAAGACTTTTCAGAATTTAATGGAACAGCTGCTATTCGCCTATCTGCTGACGGTCGCTTCCTTTATGGCTCCAACCGCGGGCATAATTCAATCGCTGTTTACAAAGTAGCAGGAGATGGAACACTTGAACTTGTAGAATTCGTACCAACTAATGGAAAAAATCCACGTGATTTTAATATTACACCAGATCAACAGTATCTTATCGCAGCTCATCAAGATTCAGACAATGCGACGGTCTTCAAACGTGACCCAGAAACAGGAAAATTAACAGAATTATCACATGATTTCTTTGTTCCAGAAGGTGTTTGTGTTGCTTTTACTCATTAA